The Ascaphus truei isolate aAscTru1 chromosome 3, aAscTru1.hap1, whole genome shotgun sequence genome includes a region encoding these proteins:
- the CS gene encoding citrate synthase, mitochondrial, which translates to MSLLTAGRVCARILGVKNSPCVLIAARQASSSTNLKDVLSDLIPKEQTRIKNFKQQHGKTVIGQITVDMVYGGMRGMKGLVYETSVLDPDEGIRFRGYSIPECQKLLPKAPGGDEPLPEGLFWLLVTGEVPTPEQVNWVSKEWAKRAALPSHVVTMLDNFPTNLHPMSQFSAAITALNSESSFARAYAEGINRAKYWELIYEDSMDLIAKLPCIAAKIYRNLYREASSIGAIDSNLDWSHNFTNMLGYTEPQFIELMRLYLTIHSDHEGGNVSAHTSHLVGSALSDPYLSFSAAMNGLAGPLHGLANQEVLGWLTSLQKDLGGEVSDEQLRDYIWNTLNSGRVVPGYGHAVLRKTDPRYMCQREFAMKHLPNDPMFKLVAQLYKIVPNVLLEQGKAKNPWPNVDAHSGVLLQYYGMKEMNYYTVLFGVSRALGVLAQLIWSRALSFPLERPKSMSTDGLMQLVGPKSG; encoded by the exons ATGTCTCTCCTCACTGCCGGACGTGTGTGCGCCCGCATCTTAGGAGTTAAG AACTCTCCTTGTGTTCTGATTGCTGCTCGGCAAGCAAGCTCTTCCACA AACCTAAAAGATGTCCTGTCAGACCTCATCCCCAAAGAACAAACAAGAATCAAGAACTTTAAGCAGCAACATGGCAAGACCGTCATTGGACAGATCACAGTTGACATG GTATACGGTGGAATGAGAGGGATGAAAGGATTGGTTTATGAGACATCTGTCCTTGATCCTGATGAG GGCATCCGCTTCCGTGGCTACAGCATCCCCGAGTGCCAGAAGCTGCTGCCCAAGGCTCCTGGAGGTGATGAGCCACTGCCCGAGGGACTCTTCTGGCTGTTGGTGACAGGAGAGGTGCCCACTCCGGAGCAG GTCAACTGGGTTTCTAAGGAATGGGCCAAGAGAGCTGCTCTTCCCTCCCATGTGGTGACCATGTTGGACAACTTCCCTACCAACCTGCACCCCATGTCCCAATTCAGTGCTGCCATCACTGCACTAAACAGCGAGAGCAGCTTCGCTCGAGCCTACGCCGAAGGAATTAACCGAGCCAAGTACTGGGAG TTGATATATGAGGACTCTATGGATCTCATTGCCAAGCTGCCCTGCATTGCCGCCAAGATCTACCGCAATCTGTACCGTGAGGCAAGCAGCATCGGAGCCATCGACTCAAACCTGGACTGGTCCCATAACTTCACCAACATGCTAGGTTATACAGAGCCACAGTTCATTGAACTCATGAGGCTTTATCTCACCATCCATAG TGACCACGAAGGTGGCAATGTTAGCGCTCACACCAGCCATTTGGTGGGCAGCGCCCTCTCCGATCCTTACCTCTCCTTCTCTGCTGCAATGAATGGACTAGCAGGTCCTCTGCATGGACTGGCCAACCAA GAAGTCCTTGGGTGGCTGACAAGCCTGCAGAAGGATCTAGGTGGGGAGGTGTCAGATGAGCAGCTTCGAGATTATATCTGGAACACACTGAACTCTGGCAGG GTGGTACCTGGGTACGGTCACGCCGTGCTACGGAAGACTGACCCCCGCTACATGTGCCAGAGAGAGTTTGCCATGAAGCACCTTCCCAACGACCCTATGTTCAAACTGGTGGCTCAGCTTTACAAGATTGTGCCCAATGTGTTGCTGGAACAGGGCAAAGCCAAGAACCCCTGGCCTAATGTGGATGCTCACAGTGGAGTCCTCCTACAG taTTACGGCATGAAGGAGATGAATTACTACACTGTTCTTTTTGGGGTGTCACGGGCCCTGGGTGTACTGGCTCAGCTCATCTGGAGCCGGGCACTCAGCTTCCCTCTCGAGAGGCCCAAATCCATGAGCACAGATGGCCTGATGCAGCTGGTCGGACCCAAGTCTGGTTAA